The Stigmatella ashevillena genomic sequence GCTGCGCGCGGGCTACGCCTTGGCGGCGGTGTCCGGTTCGGCGCAGATCTGCACCTTCACCCAGGTCGAGGGGGGCGTCACCCGGGGCTGCCGTTCGCCGACCTTCGAGCAGTTGGATGGTGAGGCGCCTGGCCTGCTCACCCTGATGGCGGGGGTGGACCTGCAGTGGGCGCCCATCTACGGGAAGATCTCCCTGTTGGCCGAGAAGTTCCTCCACTTCGATATGTACGGCATCGCCGGGGCTTCGGCGGTTCAGTACAAGGGGCGGCGCGCCAACGCTGGCGAGGCCGGTCAGTCCTTCACGACGGTGGGCGGAAACGTGGGCATTGGCTTCCGCTTCTTCATCAACCGGTACATGACGGTGCGCACCGAGGTCCGCGACCTCATCTACGTGGAGAAGGCGGTGCTTCCCGCCAACACGTTGCGCAACCAGCTGATGTTCGAGCTGGGCTTCTCCTTCTTCTTCCCCACTGCCCTTCCCG encodes the following:
- a CDS encoding outer membrane beta-barrel domain-containing protein, producing the protein MRALSLVWVLCWAPVAALAQTAPPAAASEPAPAAASSSSEAEAGDVSEVDKDDLGPLRERIRPVSGHLFLKKGRFELSPSATITFRDAFFSKYILGASLTYHPLETLGVGLRAGYALAAVSGSAQICTFTQVEGGVTRGCRSPTFEQLDGEAPGLLTLMAGVDLQWAPIYGKISLLAEKFLHFDMYGIAGASAVQYKGRRANAGEAGQSFTTVGGNVGIGFRFFINRYMTVRTEVRDLIYVEKAVLPANTLRNQLMFELGFSFFFPTALPES